The genome window TTGAAGTCCCATATAAATGTATGATTGTAGTAGCTACTCATTGTCACGGTACGCACTTGAAGTCCACTTGGGATTGAAGTTTGGCAGCACCCAATGCCAGAGCAAGACTCACTAATGCTTCCAAGGCTCTCACAGAAGGTCATGCACCCAGTTATGTACTTTTCTTTGCCCCGAACACCTTCGAAGATTGCGTAAGTGTCACAACCAACGGCAATGAACTTGTTTTTGGTGCCGGAGATTGTGTAAGGAGGGAAAAGCTTGAGCCTTGGGGTGTTGCTGAGTTTTTTGTCTAAAGAACCATCTTGGTCATAGCAATCCCTGGCTACAAATTGCATTATTTGTAACTCACCATTAAGGGATAAGTTGGAAATTGGGATCCCAGTTCCATTCAAATATGGTGTTGGGGTTTGGTTGGTTTCATTACAATCAATGAAAAATTCATCTCTGACGTAACAGCCTTTAGCTATGCCAAATGGAAATGGAATTGACAAATTTCCACATTGGTTTGGGCAGCCAGGCAAGGCTTGAGCTTCTGCAGCTGCTAATACAACCAATCCTACTAAGAAGAGTTGCAGAATAATCCCATGTAAGgccatccaatccaatcaaaGCCAGTGTGTTTCAAGAGGAATGTATCTTCCTCCCCCTCAGTACTAATTTGTACGCTCTACTTTTCCAGTCCAAGTTGAAGTTTTCTAAGCCGGCTCTAATTCTTGTTTACCGGCTCACATTCCAAACAAGATGGTGACAAAATAAGGACCCATGTCCTTTTATTATGTGACAAAGCCAGGACAAATCTACAACAATAATAAAGAAGAAAGCAtacatgtttttgtttgttttgggccggccaaaaatcaaatatgtGTACTTGATCCTGACttcaaattggttttcttatgtgtttttttttacttcatGAGAGCTGGAAGGCCTTGGCTTGTAATGGAAAAAGGGTCAAGGGGATGAAAGCTTTGCCTGCATGGTTTGACTGTTTTTCTTCACTGGCATTCAGGGGCTTCCAAACCCATATGTATTTGTTTATTGTACATCAAATTTCTGGCTTCAGaaaaatactataaataaTATTACTTCCAAAATACTACAATTTCATGCAAATCCTTTTGATGTAGCAATTAGCCTATGCTGCTGCATGCAGTTTATGAATTATATCTCAGATggagaaaattacaaaagtaGAAATTGAAAGGATGGAAAATAACATTAAACTTTATATACATGCTATATATAGTCTCATTTTATTAAGAGattctttaaataattttatttgaagaaCATCCTTTAGGGTATCctacgaaatttttttcaccTATCCAAATCATCTATTTTTCACATCTTTATTCAGAGATATCAttgcaaaaaatcatgcaaattgaaaatcattaagacATCTAATTGAGAtcaacaaaattaatgaacaaaGTGCTTCAAGAAATTACTTAAATTTCAATGATGTAATTGAATGGTAAAAtaatatcggattcaagttaTGTCTGAGGTCAACAATTTAACTTTTAAATATTGTGGGTCAAAAGTCGAaagtccaaaaaagaaaaaagaccaCACGTAGAGCCCAAATCTGATTACAACCCGACCCATTGCCTACAGAGAAATTGATTGAGGTTACTACGGCAAAAATCCTCAAATCAATTCGACAAGAGAGAACCCCTAAACCCAACTCCCAAGACGACATCGCCGCTCGCACTACCGTAGCCGCCGGGAAACCTCTGTCGAGTTACTAAAGAGAAGGTAAACACTGGATTTTACAATGGATATCTAATTGGTTGAAAATTGCATCTTCATTtcttgaccccaaaaaaaaaaaattgtctcttcattttttttctttctatttccaTACATCGCACTCTGTAAAATATCAAAGTTTGcatcttttttcaaaagttgATCGAAAACATGAAACTACAGAAACAAGACTACCCACTAACACTTCTCGCATTAATGGCGGACCCAATGTAGGCTGCAATTGCCcctatttaaaaaatatatatattcacagGCTTATATAGCCTCACTCCCACTTATTTTGTTGTAGTAGTAAATGTAGGATTCTAACTCAATATGTTTGAAGAACTGAATTTGATTTTGGCTGGTGGCTGTGTTTAACTTATTTAGAGTATCCGATATCAATCTGTAAATGAAATGATAGGAATGTAACTAAGATTTGTTTCATGCGAAGATTTAGATTTATGCAATTTGTTTTCATGGTTTTGGATGGGATGAAATGCCTAATAGAGTGAGAGATAACAGTTGTGAATTATTTCAATGGAGATGTATGAGTACAAGTCGGTAGAGTGATGCAGgccaataaaagaaaaaaaagaacttgGGATTAATCTGAGCCgagctttttttctttaaacggTCATGTTAAAATCTTCGGTTCAAGGGTTTTTGGCATTTGAGTTTTGGTGGTAGAGTTGTATGAAAGCTCCTCTAGTTTTGTTAATCACATGGAGAAGGCTTGGCTAATCACTAAGGTAAATCTTGTTATTGATCTATTTGAAaacttcattttaaattttgtgggGGATAAGATTGATTCTCTGGGCTCCAACTTCCAATTATGTAAGTTACCTTCTTAGTGAAGTTTTATCTGTCTCTGGTCCAATACAAGGATACAAGAAGGTTGGCTCATAAACTTAAATATGTACTGGGAAATGGAATCTTGATCTCTAGTAGCTACTAAAAATTAGTGGAAGAATTATTCCTTCTGTTTAAGCTATCTTCTTTGAATTTAGTTTTAGGTACCTCCTTCATTATGTCCTCATTTAAAGTTTTCTATTTCAAGATTGGGTCGCATTTATCTTAGGGAAACATGTACTTAACTATGTCCTGGTGACGCGTTTTAGGCATCTAAAAGTTTATGCCAAGAGTTGCCATAGGGTACATCAAAGGGGAAGAACATTACATGAAGTGTCATGTCTTAATTCCAAATAATAGTGTACACATACAGTTGAGTTGAAAGTGTTTAAACTTCGTTTCTGCTATAATGTATTTGATGTTTGTGTACATACATTTGATTTCTAATGGTGGTATTGCTATTATGTATTTGATGTTTGGGATTAATTGACCACATGATGCCAagctttttttccttctttatgcACTCATGTTAAAACCCTCGTTTCAAGCTCCTCTAGTTTTCGTAATCACTTGCAGAAAGCTTGGCAATATCTAAGGTAGATTTTATTATTGATCCATTTTAAAaagtcattttaaattttatgggGCTTAGATTGATTTTCTGGGCTCCAGCCTCCAATTATGAGTTTGAATTTCAGTTAAACACTTCatttgtatgtatatatggaaGTTACCTTCTTAGTGGGTTTTTATCTGTGTATGGTCCAATAGAAGGATACAAGAAGTTAGGGTTATAATCTTAAATATGGTCTGGGGGGTGGATGTTGATCCGTATTAACTACTAAAGTTTAGTGGTAGAATTATTCCTTATGTTTAAGCTATCGTCTATGAATTTAGTTTTAGATACTTCCTTAATTATCTTAGAGGAACAAAAACACTGGTATTGCAGCAAGGAAAACATATACTTAACCATATATGATTGAGTTGAGCATGTTTAAACTTCACTTCTGCGATCTTCCCAGAGTCTTGCTACAATGCGTTTGATGTTCATGTGCCCACGCATTGACTTACATTTGCTTTTCGATGGTCGTATTGTTTAGCAGGCAAATCCCTGAGAGTGAGTTGTGGGCAATTACATGCAAGCCACAGAGGAAAGATATCAAGGGGTGATTTAGAGTGAATTGCTTATTGGATGGtgactattttattttttctcccttaattacaacaaaatatgtatttaaacATTTATCACAACAATTGTACACCAAATAATATATGCGCCCAACAATTTTCTCAAATTaccaaccaaaataaaatttgaaattttcataaatatgGACTCTCTATGGAAAGAAGGAGCTGAAAACTGTTTTCGAGTTTTAGCGGCGGTTTTTGGGGACCGTCGGGGAAACACTTTTAGCAGCGCTTTGCGACGATAAAAACCGCAGCTAAATCTCCTGAGCAAAATTGGGACCTTATTTTCGTCactaaaggaaaaaaaccGTCGCACGCCGTCGCCAAAGATTGGGAACCGTCAATTAAAAGAAGATTAGCTACGTTTTGCTGCTTGAAGTATTTTTCCTTCTGATTTACAGATGCCATTCACTTTCTTTCGACCAGAATACTCCATGCAATTTAGTAAATCTCGAAAGAATTAATTTACCATCTATACAAGTAATATATCTGTGCAAAACCATCGATTAAGCATAAAGAAAAGACTAGATAGaattgatgaagaaaaaaaattttggtttcttcttttgtttctttagtaacttaattttaatttttagttttcatttttgtgcTAAAGTAGGATAATGAGAGTGAGGATGAGAGGGAGGactaacaaaagtgaaaacaaaaacttaaaactgaaatccatttgaaattgttttcaatttcaagtttttgttttcacttttgttactccttcCTCTCATCCTCTCATGTCATCTCCCCTCTCAATCCCATCTCCACTCTTattctcacttccattctccctctttttcctctatactctagcacaaaaaaatgaaaaattaaaattgaaatggttatcaaacgggcccTTAACTTCTTAAATGTATAGATAGAGTTTATGTGGCTGCCAAATTATAGATGAAGTAGGTGAACTCTGATAGCCTTCTCCTTAAGTGATTGTGAACCCAGAAAGCAAGTTACCTAGTGCGTAAAATGCTTGGGAAGTTATACCAGCAACGTGTGGAAAACATAAAGTGTAAGTACCAAAAGAATTCAATCAAAGCTGTTTATAGCAACAAATTCGAATTTGCATAAGATATAAAAGATTACATGATGCTTGATATAATGTTGGTATAATTAGTCATCTATGCAAAGGCATATGCCGAGGCAAAATACATTAATACCAACCCCTTCACTATAAAAGAGCATTTGTTCAACTGCATAGATTGAACATCAACTTCTCTTACATCTGTCTATGTTTGCAACACTGATATTGTCCCCCAGTTGTAGATCAATTTCCTTACGTGCTGTTTTTGTCTCCCCCACCTACACCTCTGCTACACACATTAAAATTTCGTACAAATCCTTTTGACGTAGTAATTAGTTACGTTTATGGTCTATGCTGAATGCAGTTTACTTGTGTTAACTGGACAACTTCTTGCACGTAAAAGTAATGTTTGTTAGAGGCGACCAGATTCTAAAAGTTCCATAATCTTTTCGGTCTAATTATAAAGAATTGGGAGCCGGCctaacaattaaaaataacCAATCATCACAGGCATAAGAAAAATCAGCAATAGTATAGTGAGATCTTCCCCTTTCTATTTCTGATaaaaactatatatttttctcatttcttAATAGAAACTGTTACttgatataattatatatcagatggaacaaattacaaaagtacaaattgaaatgatgAAAGATAACAAAGTAATACTTGGGTCTTGATCCATTATCGCCCATCATCATAAGGCATGGCCAATTGGATCTGCATGATATCATACCCAGTGGTTGTACCAAGAGTTGTATCTCTAGAACTACCATCACCTCTAACATCCACAAAATAAGCCTCTGAATTCATAGCTGACCCAAGCAAGTACTCAGTCTCTTCTGGACTTGAAACTTGAGCTTTTCCCCATGGATGGTTTACTGTAACTCTCATTCCCTCGAGCTCCATTTGCCACTTTTTTCATGCTAGGCCTCTCCTCCCCTTTCAACATTACACATCTTCTTGCGAGTTCTGCCAAGTTTCTTAGCGTCTCAATGTTACTCTTATTAACGATGTCATCATCAAGAATTTCCTTCAATTGATCTTCCTCcattgaaaaaacaaagaagcttgctaagtttttctcttcttcggGCCTGGGGAAAGAAAAGCGCTACTTTGCTTGTCAGTAACTCCATAAGGACAACTCCGAAGCTATATACATCACTCTTTTCTGTTAGTTGATTCGTGAGGAAGCATTCGGGGTCTAAGTATCCGAGTGTTCCTTGCACTAACGTTGTTAGTTGAGTTTGATCTAGAGGGATCAATCTTGAAGCTCCGAAGTCAGACACTTTTGCAGTGTAATTTTCATCTAGTAGTATATTTGTTGCTTTCACATCTCTGTGGATAATTTTCACTAGAGCAGATGAGTGTAAGTATGCCAGTGCTCCTGCTGTTTTTACCACTATATTCAATCTCATCTCCCATGAAAGTGATGGTGTTAGGCTGCTTTTGTTACGGATGTGCTCAGAAAGAGTGCCCTCAGCAATGAACTCATAAACCAGTAACGGTGCATGTGTCTCTAAACAACAACCTAAGAGCCTGACCACATTTCTATGCTTGATTTGGGAAAGAATAATCACCTCATTAATAAAATCCTCACTCTGAGCCGGCGCACCATTAActtttgatttctttatgGCAACCACGCTATTGTCTGGTAATATTCCTTTGTAAACCGTTCCATAGCCTCCTTCTCCAAGAATTCTACTTTCGTGGCAGTTGTTCGTGGCCTTCTCAAGCTCTTCTGCTCTAaagatttttgttgtttccatAGAGCCTCCTTGACTAGCGAGTTGTTGTTGTAACAATAAGCCACCATTTTCTTTGAAGTATTTCTCTTTGAGTTCGATGAACTTTCTTCCCGGCATACCCCAATATATCCATAAACTTCCAACCACACTAAAAGCAAGAGGCCTCCACTGGCACCCGCAGTAATTAAAAGAATTACAACAACTACTTTTTTTTGTGGTCGAAATTACAACTACCAATTTgagtttgtttcctttttagGACAAATTAATGTTTTCGTCAAAGTATTACGACCAAATATGTTATATCACAatgaaaatttcatatttgggTCTTCTCACTGAGATTAATCAATATTTCTAAGCTGTTAAAAATGTTCAGTATTAAAAAGGCTGAAACTGGAACAGGCATGACTTATGTGTTGATATTTTCTTCTGCAATAATAAGGAAAAAGTACGTTAAGAATTTCGGATGCATGTTAACATGTAAATTACAGtgcatatagatatatatatctataccCAATGAAATAACGAGCGGGACAATGATCTTTGAAAGATTGTTGTCTTTGATGCATTTCTTTTCATCCATGGCTTCATGTTTGTACCCTTTGGGACATTTACAAGAATAATTTCCCAGTAAAGTTTTGCACGTTCCGATAGGGCAGGGGTATGAATCCTTGCACTCATCAATATCTGAAAGACAGTAAGGAAAGACCAACATCAGGTAAAAAGCCAATTTTAGCTTTTCCAGCGTCAACGTAACTTAGGTAAGAAGCCAATGTAGTATtcttagaagaaaaaaaagtttggatATTTAGCAGGAAATattgaaacatatatattagTACCACCAGCTGATCCCGTTAGTTCCAAGCAGGAAATTCAGGATTAGGCTCAAGGGAAAGTAGTGGTAGAGGAGGAATCAAAAGAGTCGGAGGAAGGAGTAGTGGTGGTtttggttgtggtggtgggtgTGGGTGGCTGATAGGTACCATCAACATATTTCCACAAACCGTGGCCAATAAGAAAGGGTTTTATTTGACGTAACCAGATAAGATAGATGCTTTCGGTGAGTGATAAATTGGGTTGTATTGTATTAGTGCCGGGAAGGGAGGGAGAATCAGTGGGAGCAGAATGTCCCCCGCCTAAACTTCATGCAAATCCTTTTGATGTAGCAATTAGTTTATGGTCTATCAGTAGAAACTAGAGGAATTCTAATAACTCCTAGCAAATCATCGAGTTCTTCACCTTTCTATTTCTAATaaaaactatatatttttctcattaattaattgaaactGATACATATATAACTATATGACAGATTTTGAGTAAATTCCAACGGCCCACTTGTAAGTTCTTCACTATGCCTAGAATGATAAACAATAATGTTGAGTAAATCATTTCATAGCAATTGTTCCTGCTTGTGACCaagcattttttatttattttgttatgtaAACAATTTTTACGAGAAAgtgtttatttatatatatatatatatatatataataaaaaaattattttaatataagtgataatctaaactactctaaattaatctaattatGGAGAGATACTCAAACTTAGAACCTTATgacaatgaaaacaaaaatggataAAACTAAAAcgaaaacaatgaaaaaatgAAGGATAAAAGTTATGTTGAGGTCAACAGTTTGactttcaagtcgaaaatccaAAAATGGAATGGGCAGCCACATCTTTGGACCACAACAAGACTCATATGGCCCAAATCTGATTATAACCCGACCCATTGCCTATCAAGAAATCGGCAAACGTCCCCAAATCAATTCGACAAGAGAAAATCCCTAAACCTTATTACCAAGACGACGTCGCCGCTCGCACTACCGTAGCCGCCGTGGAACCTCTGTCGAGTTACTAAAGAGAAGGTAAACACTGGCGTTTACAATGGATATCTAATTGGTTGAAAATTgcatcttcattttttttctttctatttccaTACATCGCACTCTGTAAAATATCAAAGTTTgcatattttttcaaaagttgATCGGAAACAATCTGTAAATGAAATGATTGGCCTGTAACTAAGATTTATTTCATGCGACGATCTTAAGATTTATGTAATTTGTTTTCATGGTTTTGGAAGGGATGAAATGCCTAATAGAGTGAGTGATAACAGTTGTAAATTATTTCAATGGAGATGTATGAGTACAAGTCGGGAGAGTGATGCAGgccaataaaaaattaaaaacttggAATTAATCTGACCACATGCCaagcttttttatttatttaaacagTCGTGTTAAAATCCTCGGTTCAAGGGTTTTTGGCGTTTGAGTTTTGGTGGTAGAGTTGTATGAAAGCTCCTTTAGTTTTATTAATCACATGGATAAGGCTTGGCTAATCACTAAGGTAAATCTTGTTATTGATCTATTTGAAAACTTCACTTCAAATTTTGTGGGGGATAAGATTGATTCTCTGGGCTCCAACTTCCAATTATGATAGTCACCTTCTTAGTGGAATCTTGATCTCTAGGAGCTACTAAAAATTAGTGGAAGAATTATTCCTTCTGTTTAAGCTATCTTCTTCGAATTTAGTTTTAGACACTTCCTTAATTATGTCCTCATTCAAAGTTTTCTATTTCAAGATTGGATCACATTTATCTTAGGGAAACATACACGTAACTATGTCCTGGTGACACGTTTTAGGCATCTAAAAGTTGATGCCAAGAGTTGCCATAGGGCTATGTCCTGGTGATGCATTTTAGGCATTTAAAATTTGATGCCAAGAGTTGCCATAAGGTACATCAAAGGGGAAGAACATTACATTAAGTGTCATTGGTACAGAAGGGGAAGGACATTACTTTAAGTGCATCATGTCTTAATTCCAAATCATAGTTTACGCATATAGTTGAGTTGACGGTGTATAAAATTTCGTTCTGCTATCTTCCATAGTCTTGCTATAATGTATTTGAGGTTTGTGTATACATGCATTGACATACATTTGATTTCTAATTGTGGTATTGCTATAATGTATTTGATGTTGGGATTAATTGACCACATGGTGccaaacttttttctttctttaagcACTCATGTTAAAACCCTCGTTTCAAGCTCCTTTAGTTTTCTTAATCACTTGCAGAAGGCTTCGCTAATCTCTAAGGTAGATCTTATTATGATCcatttaaaaacttcattttaAACTTTGTGGGGCTTAGATTGATTTTCTCTGCTCCAGCCTCCActtttgagtttgaatttcAGTTAAAACACTTCgtttgtatgtatatatggaaGTTATCTTCCTAGTGGGGTTTTATCTGTGTCTGGTCGTGGGGAGTGGAATATTGATCCCTATTAACGACTAAAGTTTAGTGGTAGAATTATTCCTTATGTTTAAGCTATCTTCTTTGAATTTAGTTTTAGAGACTTCCTTAATTATGCCCTCCTTCAAACTTTTCTATTTCAAGATTGGATCAGATTTATCTCGAGCAACAAAACACTGGTATTGCAGCCAGGAAAACGTGTAAAACCATATTCTTGTGAACTTGGGCATAGGAATTTTATGAAACGGGAAGAACGTTATATTAAGTGTCATTGGCAGAGAAGGGGGAAGGAAATTACTTTAAGTTCATCACGTCTTATTACCAAATCATAGTGCACAAATAATTGACTTGAACATGTTTAAACTTCATTCATGCTCTCTTTCCTGACTTACAATGCATTTGATGTTTAATCTTCATTGACTTATTTTTGCTTTCCAAAGGTCGTATTGTTTAGCAAGCAAATCCTACTGCTGTGAGTGAGCTTGTGGGCATCTACATGCAAGCCATGTAGGACAGCAAACGATGTGGTCATTTACAGGCAATTGCTTATACGATGGATGGAgctattttgtttattctccccaaatttacaacaaaatacgtaaacatatatatatttatgggagattcactataatacccaatattggagcctaaattataaaaaaaccctatatgaaatggactttagaaacacacccaaaatccatttacaacataacaataaggcttttaacttcttttaaattacaaaactgccattgatttcttaaaacaaacccaa of Prunus dulcis chromosome 4, ALMONDv2, whole genome shotgun sequence contains these proteins:
- the LOC117624275 gene encoding LOW QUALITY PROTEIN: wall-associated receptor kinase 2-like (The sequence of the model RefSeq protein was modified relative to this genomic sequence to represent the inferred CDS: deleted 2 bases in 2 codons), producing the protein MLVFPYCLSDIDECKDSYPCPIGTCKTLLGNYSCKCPKGYKHEAMDEKKCIKDNNLSKIIVPLWRPLAFSVVGSLWIYWGMPGRKFIELKEKYFKENGGLLLQQQLASQGGSMETTKIFRAEELEKATNNCHESRILGEGGYGTVYKGILPDNSVVAIKKSKVNGAPAQSEDFINEVIILSQIKHRNVVRLLGCCLETHAPLLVYEFIAEGTLSEHIRNKSSLTPSLSWEMRLNIVVKTAGALAYLHSSALVKIIHRDVKATNILLDENYTAKVSDFGASRLIPLDQTQLTTLVQGTLGYLDPECFLTNQLTEKSDVYSFGVVLMELLTSKVALSFPRPEEEKNLASFFVFSMEEDQLKEILDDDIVNKSNIETLRNLAELARRCVMLKGEERPSMKKVAMELEGMRVTVNHPWGKAQVSSPEETEYLLGSAMNSEAYFVDVRGDAAEAQALPGCPNQCGNLSIPFPFGIAKGCYVRDEFFIDCNETNQTPTPYLNGTGIPISNLSLNGELQIMQFVARDCYDQDGSLDKKLSNTPRLKLFPPYTISGTKNKFIAVGCDTYAIFEGVRGKEKYITGCMTFCESLGSISESCSGIGCCQTSIPSGLQVRTVTMSSYYNHTFIWDFNPCSYSFIVEEGQFTFSSKSFQELKSISRLPMVLNWAIGDEPCDAAQHRQDYACKGNSTCVNPLNLSGYFCECLPGYEGNPYLPDGCQDTDECQISNPCSAGACVNVLGNYSCVCPKGFEGDGMKAGTGCSKDNTSNLFKGIHLLTISLAMTVALLVLLVGSSWTYWGTKKKRFIKLKEKYFQENGGFLLQQQLASRGGPVETTKIFTAEELEKATNNYHESRVLGEGGYGTVYKGILEDDKVVAIKKSKICAPAQNEQFVNEVIVLSQINHRNVVRLLGCCLETPMPLLVYEFIINGTLSEHIHNKCRESLLSWELRLKIAAETAGALAYLHSSISIPIIHRDVKTTNVLLDENYIAKVSDFGASRLIPLDQAQITTLVQGTLGYLDPEYFHSNQLTEKSDVYSFGVVLAELLTSKVALSFARPEAERNLASFFVCSVEQGRLNQILDEDIVNEGNIETLKKVADLANRCLRVKREERPNMKHVAMELEGMMIMAKHRWGKANFGPEDTEYLLGSASMASVRGDNCSSTSTTTDATTVYDSMRIEIEMLMRHNGR